In the Deltaproteobacteria bacterium PRO3 genome, CTCCTGGAAGCGGGGCCTGTTTTTCGCCTTCGTGATGTGGCTCGCCACCGGGGCGGCTTTGGCGCCGCTCTTCGGGATGGGCTTCTTCATGGGGAGCGTGGTGATGGCCCTGGGAACCCTGATGACCTACATGCTCTACGGCGGGGTCTTGGGCTACCTCTACGACGCCTAAGGACTTTTCTCCGGCAAGGGTTTGCGGTAGGACAGCCGGAGGGAGGTAAGGATGAAGCCCAAGCAAGCGGCCGTGGTGCTGATCGCCCACGGCAGCCGTCTCGAAGCCGCCAACGAGGAGGTCCGTCGCCTCGCCGCGCGGCTCGCGGAGCGCTTGGGCCAGACCGTCATCCCCGCCTTTCTCGAGCTCGCCTCCCCCAGCATCCCCGAGGGCATCGACCAGGCCTTGAGCGGCAATCCCAGCGAGATCAAAGTCCTTCCCTATTTTTTGACGCAGGGTCGGCACGTGCAGGAGGACATCCCAAGGCTCCTCGCCGACAAGGCACGGGCTTATCCCGAGACGCCGATTCGGCTGCTGCCCTATTTAGGCGCGGAAGAGGCAATCATCGACTGCTTGGCTGAGACGGCCCGAAAAATGTAGGGGCGAACCTCGTGTTCGCCCCAGGGCACGGTGGGGAGGGCGAACACGAGGTTCGCCCCTACAAAATCCTCAATAATACGGCGGCCCGACGCGGACCGCGTCTTGGCTGGGGGTCCCGGCGCCGGGCGGCGGGTAATAGCCGGGAGCCACGGGGCGGCGGATCGCCTTCACCTCTTGCCGGATCTCGTCCATCACGAGGAGGTACTTGGCCTGCTGCATCGGGGTCAGCATGGGCCGAATCTCGTTGAACATCTGGTCGTTAACTTGGTCGAGCTGGCTGCGGGTTGCGGTGAGTTTTTGCAGAAGGGGTTGCACCTGGGCGTCATTGCCGCTGGTGGAGGCCGCGCGCAGCTGGGCGGTCAGGTCCCGCTGCTGGCGCTTCAGGGTTAAACGCTGTTGCTGGTACTTCCGCATGATCTGGGCAAGCTGCTGGGACTGGGTGGGATTCAGGCCGAGTTCGGCGTTCAACCGCTGCATAATCAGGTCGTGGATACGCTCGCTCTTGGAGTCCTCGGGGGCGCCGACCGGCCCCTGAGCTTGCAGGGATGCGGGGAGCGCCAGCCATACCAGCAGGGCGAGGAGGAGGGTCCGCTTAGGCTTCATGTTGTCTCCTGGAGCTCGTTTCGTTCAGGCGTTTCAGGAGCCGTTCGAGTTCCGGCCCCGAGAGTTCGTCCCAGTCCCCGCTGTCCTCGGGGAGATCCCCCTCGTCCCCTTGCTGGAGCCGCTGCTCGATATTGGTGGCGAGGCGTTCCAGCTGCTCGGGGCTTAGGTCCTCGAGGCCCAGGCCGGGCTCGGGGTCCAGGACCCCTTCTTCCTCGGAGAGAAACTGCAGGGCCTCGCGCCACTCGGGCTCGGAGATCCTGGGGGTCTCGCGGAATCGGGAGAGGCCAATGAACAATAAAACCACCGCCGCTGCAAGCGCTAAGGAAGGGGCCCACCACCGGCGCTGCGACCGACCGGCCCGGCCCTCCTCGGCGATTTGACGCGCGATGGCCTTCGCCTGGGCCTGGAAGTACAGGTCTCCGGGGTCCGGCAGGTTTAGCTCCTTGAGTTCTTCGGTGAGCGCCAAATAGGATTGGAATTCGGAGCGGCAGGCCGGGCAGGCCTCGAGGTGGCGGGCGAGGTCGCGGTCTTCCTCGCCTTCCGGTGCGAAGGCCGCCAGTCGGTCGCGATAGGGGTCACAGGGGTTCATGGTGCACCTTCTTCTGAATCCAGTCCCTCAGACTCTTCATGGCGTGGTGAAAGTTAACTTTTACGGCCGTTTCCGTGCTCTTGAGGACCTTGGCGATGTCCTTGAAGGGCATCTCCTGGTAGATCCGCAGGGCCACGACCTCCTTTTGACGCGGGGGGAGACGCTCCAGGGCCGCCTCGAGGTGGGCCTTTTGGTAGGCTCGCTCCTCGGCCGCCTGCCGCTCCTCGAAGCCTCCGTCCGAGATCCGGTCGCTCAGCTCCTCGGTGGGGCGCTTGGTCTTCATCAATTCGGTACGGCAAAGGTTGATGGCGATGGCGCAGAGCCAGGTCTTGAAGGAGGACTCGAAGCGGAAGCCCGAGAGGGCCCGGTAGGCCTTCACGAAGGTCTTTTGGGTGACGTCGTCGGCGTCCTCGGGGACCCGGAGCATGCGCAGGGCGAGGTAATAGACGGGCCGCTGGTAGCGCTTGACCAGGTGGTTGAAGGCCTCCGTACTCCCGGCGAGCACCGCCTCGATGTCCTTGCGATCTTCTGCAGCGTCCAAAATGATCCCTATCCGCTTTCGGCCCTTGGCCCCGGGGCAAGCTCTATACGCTCCCGGTATGAAACAGGATCCTTCAAAAAACTCAATGATTTTGGCTTGCCTCGCCTCCGAGGCCTGGCTAATACCCTCGGCATGAGCCCCACGCCCAACCGCCTTGAGGACCATTGGCCACAAATCCGGTCCCGGATACTTCAAGAGTGGGACCTCTTGTCTGAGGAAGACCTCGATCGCAGCGGGATGCAGTTCGACCAGATCGTTGCCCTGATCCGCCGCCGCTATGGGGGCCGTACCGAGATCATCCAAGAAGCGGCGATCCGGGATGCCCTCAACCGCATCCTGGATTCCCTCGAGGATTGAACAGGCCTCGCCGGTCTCCCGACAATTTATTTGACGGAAACCGGCGCCGAACGTATTCTGTAAATAGCGAAAATCACCTTCCTATTTCGAGATGAGCCTATGAAAAAACTGATCTTTTCCTTGGCCCTGTTTAGCTTCGTCCTCTTGCCGGCGCTCAGCCACGCCGACGGCTATGTCGAGGAGGCCTCCCGGCCCCGCCGCAGCCACCGTGCCGCCGCCGCGCCCGAAGAGCCGGTGCCGCCCGCCCCGACCTGCGTCCCCAAATCGTCGGGCAAAAAGATCGACCTCGTTTCCTTCGACCCCAAGCAGCGCGCCGGGAAGGTCGTCGGCTCCATCCAGGAGTGCGTCACCACCATGTACGACGTGCTGCGCCTGCTCTCCGGCCCCAACGTGATCAATCTGAAGTATCCCGAAGAGAAAGAGCAG is a window encoding:
- a CDS encoding sigma-70 family RNA polymerase sigma factor; protein product: MVLKAVGRGAHAEGISQASEARQAKIIEFFEGSCFIPGAYRACPGAKGRKRIGIILDAAEDRKDIEAVLAGSTEAFNHLVKRYQRPVYYLALRMLRVPEDADDVTQKTFVKAYRALSGFRFESSFKTWLCAIAINLCRTELMKTKRPTEELSDRISDGGFEERQAAEERAYQKAHLEAALERLPPRQKEVVALRIYQEMPFKDIAKVLKSTETAVKVNFHHAMKSLRDWIQKKVHHEPL
- a CDS encoding cobalamin biosynthesis protein CbiX yields the protein MKPKQAAVVLIAHGSRLEAANEEVRRLAARLAERLGQTVIPAFLELASPSIPEGIDQALSGNPSEIKVLPYFLTQGRHVQEDIPRLLADKARAYPETPIRLLPYLGAEEAIIDCLAETARKM